A section of the Drosophila subobscura isolate 14011-0131.10 chromosome A, UCBerk_Dsub_1.0, whole genome shotgun sequence genome encodes:
- the LOC117891144 gene encoding putative inorganic phosphate cotransporter — protein MPPEQTAEQTVSEGGYQKDSDIPMYLKNRNFVIFMLFLGMANAYVMRTNMSVAIVAMVNHSAIGSDHQHSQGGEFGWSYKTQGYILSSFFYGYVLTQIPFGFLIKYYGAKQFLGWGMMLNSVAAFVVPVSAREGGPVPLGIVRFIQGLGEGPIVPCTHSLLALWIPPDERSRAGAAVYAGAQFGTIVSMPLSGLLAEYGFDGGWPSIFYVFGILSTVWCVLFLWLVHESPKSCKRISQTERKYIDDSIWEAQPEDTGRTPFLAFARSRFFWAIMVAHAGQNYGYETLMTMLPTYMDRILGVDLKSNGVLSSLPYLAMWVMAIVFAIVADRLIRRRLSITTTRKIMNSLGQYGPAVALIVVGYLQHSLILTIAVFVLGLGLNGAIYSGFKINHLDLSPRFAGLLISITNCAANLIGLTAPMVAGHVIHLGPSIENWRIVFHIAGGVYIFSATFYNLCASGKPQW, from the coding sequence ATGCCACCCGAGCAGACAGCCGAACAGACTGTGTCGGAAGGAGGCTACCAGAAGGACAGCGATATACCGATGTACCTGAAGAACCGCAACTTTGTCATCTTCATGCTCTTCCTGGGCATGGCCAACGCGTATGTGATGCGCACCAACATGTCCGTGGCGATTGTGGCAATGGTCAATCATTCGGCCATTGGGAGCGACCATCAACACAGCCAGGGCGGAGAGTTTGGGTGGAGCTACAAGACGCAGGGCTACATCCTGTCCAGCTTCTTCTACGGCTACGTCCTCACCCAGATACCCTTTGGCTTTCTCATCAAGTACTACGGCGCCAAGCAGTTTCTCGGCTGGGGCATGATGCTCAATTCGGTGGCAGCCTTCGTGGTGCCTGTCTCGGCCCGCGAAGGTGGCCCCGTGCCCCTCGGCATTGTGCGCTTCATCCAGGGCCTGGGCGAGGGACCCATTGTGCCGTGCACCCACTCCCTGCTGGCCCTCTGGATACCGCCCGACGAGCGCTCACGGGCAGGCGCCGCCGTCTATGCGGGCGCCCAGTTTGGGACCATCGTCTCGATGCCGCTGAGCGGTCTGCTGGCCGAGTATGGCTTCGACGGCGGCTGGCCCTCGATCTTCTACGTCTTTGGCATCCTCAGCACCGTCTGGTGTGTGCTCTTCCTCTGGCTGGTGCACGAGAGTCCCAAGTCGTGCAAGCGGATCAGCCAGACGGAGCGCAAGTACATCGATGACAGCATCTGGGAGGCCCAGCCAGAGGACACTGGTCGCACCCCGTTCCTGGCCTTCGCCAGGTCGCGCTTCTTCTGGGCCATCATGGTGGCCCATGCCGGCCAGAACTATGGCTACGAGACGCTGATGACCATGCTCCCGACCTACATGGACCGCATCCTCGGCGTGGACCTCAAGTCGAATGGTGTGCTCTCATCGCTGCCCTACCTGGCCATGTGGGTGATGGCCATCGTGTTTGCCATTGTGGCCGATCGACTCATACGCCGCCGCCTCTCCATTACGACCACGCGGAAGATCATGAACAGCCTTGGGCAGTACGGACCGGCAGTGGCCCTCATTGTGGTGGGTTACCTACAGCACAGCCTCATCCTCACCATCGCCGTTTTCGTGCTGGGCCTCGGGCTCAATGGGGCCATTTACTCGGGCTTCAAGATCAACCATTTGGATCTATCGCCCCGCTTCGCCGGCCTCCTCATCTCCATCACGAACTGTGCCGCAAATTTGATTGGCCTCACCGCTCCCATGGTCGCCGGCCACGTGATCCACCTGGGCCCCAGCATCGAGAACTGGCGCATTGTCTTCCACATTGCCGGCGGTGTTTACATCTTCAGTGCCACCTTCTATAATCTCTGCGCCAGTGGCAAGCCGCAGTGGTAA
- the LOC117894292 gene encoding uncharacterized protein LOC117894292 — MENKVEQSQDKKPHRSDNTLDFFGYLKATQRMKYWQPVANRTKVVKYVCLSDVSCDVDSVASTLALGYYRYRNKASIFDHYVPVLNMRRRDYDNKPELAYMLEKWNIYAQRHLLFRDDIRSDNFKQCKFILVNHHESVFHRHVVEYFDYRPGRRDDLPLPKDCRRDLSLLPMRSCAGMITALYKRDSIECQVVYDLLRTALLVANVNFVKVPPQKLRGLRDLEMLHYLETCMLTKPMEMAERAQDYQKLIESMFDSKSLDVAKLLLRDFKVLRATDGDSTRRLVFTSFPMDITMLVTISRAMSAVHTFGKEQGADFVLLVGTTPGVAEDDTMAVGQLGLIDVDGLSDGTSRHLFNHMVINLNAYADPPLGLHPLTHIEFMRGSFFKLDKLNTSVQAMLRLVEHIACHWTLTCSCIDGEPSKTTCFKGY, encoded by the exons ATGGAGAATAAAGTGGAACAGTCTCAAGACAAGAAGCCGCATCGCAGCGATAATACTTTGGATTTTTTTGGATATTTGAAAGCCACGCAGCGCATGAAATATTGG CAACCAGTGGCCAATCGTACAAAGGTCGTCAAGTACGTTTGCCTCTCGGATGTGAGCTGCGACGTGGACTCGGTGGCAAGCACCTTGGCGTTGGGCTACTACCGCTACCGCAACAAGGCGTCGATTTTCGACCACTATGTGCCAGTGCTGAATATGCGCCGTCGCGACTATGACAACAAGCCGGAGCTGGCCTACATGCTGGAAAAGTGGAACATTTATGCGCAGCGGCACCTTCTTTTCCGGGACGACATTAGAAGTGACAATTTTAAACAATGCAAGTTCATTTTGGTCAACCACCACGAAAGTGTGTTCCACCGTCACGTGGTGGAGTATTTTGATTACCGTCCGGGCCGCAGGGACGATTTGCCGCTGCCTAAGGACTGCAGGCGCGACTTGAGCCTGCTGCCGATGCGCTCGTGCGCCGGCATGATCACGGCCCTGTACAAAAGAGACTCGATTGAGTGCCAGGTGGTGTACGATCTGCTGCGCACCGCGCTGCTCGTGGCCAACGTCAACTTTGTGAAGGTGCCGCCGCAGAAGCTGCGCGGTCTGCGCGACCTCGAGATGCTCCATTACCTGGAGACGTGCATGCTAACCAAGCCCATGGAGATGGCGGAGCGTGCCCAAGACTACCAGAAGCTGATCGAGTCCATGTTCGATTCCAAGTCGCTGGATGTGGCAAAGCTGCTGTTGCGCGACTTCAAGGTGTTGAGGGCCACCGACGGAGACTCGACGCGTCGCCTCGTCTTCACCAGCTTCCCGATGGACATCACCATGCTGGTCACCATCAGCCGCGCCATGTCGGCGGTCCACACCTTCGGCAAGGAGCAGGGCGCCGACTTTGTACTGCTGGTGGGCACCACTCCCGGCGTGGCCGAGGACGATACCATGGCCGTTGGTCAGCTGGGCCTCATCGACGTGGACGGATTGAGCGATGGCACCAGCCGTCATCTGTTCAACCACATGGTCATCAATCTGAATGCGTACGCTGATCCACCGTTGGGGCTGCACCCACTAACCCACATCGAATTTATGCGCGGCTCCTTCTTCAAGTTGGATAAGTTGAATACGAGTGTGCAGGCGATGCTGCGTCTTGTGGAGCACATCGCGTGCCACTGGACACTGACTTGTAGCTGTATCGACGGAGAACCCTCTAAGACGACATGCTTCAAAGGGTATTAA
- the LOC117896899 gene encoding uncharacterized protein LOC117896899 codes for MSGRANSRRTCELRATRQQLWGGPNMGGHQLTGTECWLLHPVAREDTMTSLALKYDTSIGRLCRANRMQWRDVLLARRHVWVPRRMQQDSVVAQPRGTRILNAAVSYASQRQSYANTDEFARDRDPLLITSEHHMSIEE; via the coding sequence ATGAGTGGCCGCGCCAATAGTCGCAGAACCTGTGAGCTGCGCGCAacgcggcagcagctgtgggGTGGACCCAATATGGGCGGCCACCAGCTGACCGGCACtgagtgctggctgctgcatccCGTGGCCAGGGAGGACACCATGACCAGCCTGGCCCTCAAGTATGACACCAGCATTGGGCGGCTCTGTCGCGCCAATCGCATGCAGTGGCGGGATGTGCTGCTGGCGCGTCGCCACGTTTGGGTGCCTCGCCGCATGCAGCAGGACTCTGTCGTGGCCCAACCTCGGGGAACGCGCATCCTGAATGCTGCAGTGTCCTACGCgagccagcgccagagctACGCCAATACGGATGAGTTTGCCAGGGATCGGGATCCTTTGCTGATCACCAGCGAGCACCACATGTCGATTGAGGAGTGA
- the LOC117900445 gene encoding general transcription factor IIH subunit 3-like, with product MEAELPSCSNVSTTQMASSKTEAEKKGNEAAHVVEIPTDSMGDNRRFLKVHKTKLDTEDVQILVLILDIDFGQGYIQPGKVEMVFNMLDAAMVLANGHLLERPRNEVGVIACSRNIVMLAHSIDVPLTSYDYQLDTIMTMEYEVLKKVKAELFRDFSNIDADQVIVDNKKPSLLAEALELALCYIQKRRRQIPDIYPRRRVQAQIVIVTGSVLQKEVHKRYDNLIQEALETNVTINVCGIKVPKQQPLQRATEVTDGLYLCIDDTFSLVGSLVDHYLYPTFLVKAVKPHITTPARCACHGFANKIGFVCSKCKLVLCKYSPYCDDCLETQEPLNEGAIICKNFNPNGIVFPIKKKPKHVHIVESHIARHIQSNDSELRNARRIHSIVRIAHASGLDLNLGSCGFF from the exons ATGGAAGCAGAACTTCCAAGTTGCTCCAATGTTTCCACCACGCAAATGGCGAGTTCAAAAACTGAAGCAGAAAAGAAGGGCAATGAGGCGGCGCATGTCGTTGAAATTCCCACTGATTCCATGGGCGATAATCGGCGCTTCCTTAAAGTGCATAAAACGAAGCTGG ATACCGAAGATGTGCAAATTTTGGTGCTTATTTTGGACATCGATTTCGGGCAGGGCTACATACAGCCGGGGAAAGTAGAAATGGTCTTCAATATGTTGGATGCTGCCATGGTGCTGGCCAATGGCCATCTGCTGGAGCGTCCACGCAACGAAGTGGGGGTCATTGCGTGCTCCCGGAACATTGT CATGCTGGCACATTCGATTGATGTACCATTGACCTCCTACGACTACCAACTGGACACGATCATGACCATGGAGTACGAAGTGTTGAAGAAGGTCAAGGCGGAGTTGTTTCGCGATTTTTCCAATATCGACGCCGATCAGGTGATTGTGGACAACAAGAAGCCCTCGCTGCTAGCCGAGGCCCTGGAACTGGCTCTTTGCTACATTCAGAAGCGTCGTCGCCAGATACCGGACATATATCCACGACGTCGCGTCCAGGCACAGATTGTCATTGTCACTGGCTCCGTTCTGCAAAAGGAGGTGCACAAGCGCTACGACAACCTCATCCAGGAGGCGCTGGAGACCAATGTGACCAtcaatgtgtgtggcatcaaggtgcccaagcagcagccactgcaacGTGCCACCGAGGTCACCGATGGCCTCTACCTCTGCATCGACGATACATTCAGTCTGGTGGGAAGCCTGGTCGACCATTACCTGTATCCCACGTTCCTGGTCAAGGCGGTCAAGCCACACATTACGACGCCCGCCCGCTGTGCCTGTCACGGCTTTGCCAATAAGATTGGCTTCGTCTGCTCCAAGTGCAAGTTGG TGCTCTGCAAATACTCACCCTACTGCGACGACTGTCT CGAGACCCAAGAACCCTTGAACGAAGGCGCTATCATTTGCAAGAACTTCAATCCGAATGGCATTGTTTTTCCGATCAAAAAG AAACCCAAGCATGTCCATATCGTGGAATCGCACATTGCTCGACACATCCAATCGAATGACTCGGAGTTACGCAACGCACGTCGCATCCACTCGATTGTGCGCATCGCCCATGCCTCAGGTCTCGACCTCAATCTGGGCTCGTGTGGATTCTTCTGA
- the LOC117900454 gene encoding uncharacterized protein LOC117900454, protein MTTKELEDAYPPALCPIDDCTELVAHSHLLRHIMSAHMDSSPPCKLIAEQTQLREVTTGAVTLLMLDYHRLPLGRDLCLAVLNWRGDGRWDLSVPQRDLSQSVQALSLHVPVLVMVCRSTWKSLLTPPCSRPGPNERRDVDRELGKLLLIWLLCPAIRRPVAVTLGIINSELKCQQRQRLLLRNFATRVHINHFLTAPDPYFLHIEEEDLEELCDSGQSAVFLELVINGELQPQPQLAN, encoded by the coding sequence ATGACCAcaaaggagctggaggatgcgTATCCGCCAGCACTCTGCCCCATCGATGACTGCACGGAGCTGGTGGCCCACTCGCACTTGCTGCGGCACATAATGAGCGCCCACATGGACAGCTCGCCCCCGTGCAAGCTGATCGCCGAGCAGACGCAGTTGCGGGAGGTGACCACGGGAGCGGTgacgctgctgatgctggacTACCACCGCCTGCCGCTGGGCCGGGACCTGTGCCTGGCCGTGCTCAACTGGCGGGGCGACGGCCGCTGGGACCTATCGGTGCCGCAGCGTGATCTATCGCAGAGCGTCCAGGCGCTTAGCCTGCACGTGCCCGTGCTGGTGATGGTCTGCCGCAGCACCTGGAAGTCCTTGTTGACGCCACCCTGCAGCCGACCCGGGCCGAACGAGCGCAGAGACGTCGACCGGGAGTTGGgcaagctgctgctcatctGGCTGCTGTGCCCGGCCATCCGTCGACCCGTGGCCGTCACCCTGGGAATCATCAACAGCGAACTAAagtgccagcagcggcagcgcctcCTGCTGCGCAACTTCGCCACGCGCGTCCACATCAATCACTTTCTCACTGCACCGGATCCCTACTTTCTGCACATCGAAGAGGAGGATCTCGAGGAGTTGTGCGACTCGGGGCAGTCGGCCGTTTTCCTCGAGCTGGTGATCAATGgagagctgcagccacagccccagctcGCAAATTGA